The following is a genomic window from Zingiber officinale cultivar Zhangliang unplaced genomic scaffold, Zo_v1.1 ctg75, whole genome shotgun sequence.
tcattctttgtcgataagcCTCCAGCCGAACCGCCGTTCTGTTACGGGTTTCGCTAATGAGATCCAGCTCAGACAACCGCCGCTCTGTGTTTCCTTCATCATATAATGTCCTCCTTATTGATGGCACTCCGATTTCTATGGGTACGACTGCTTCATTGTCATAAACCAGATGGaatggtgtcagacctgtactttcttgAGATGTTGTACGATAAGCCCATAGGATGCTTAACAGCTCTTCCACCCAGTTGCCTCCCACATGATCCAGCTTAACCTTCAGACCTTATACTATTTCTCTGTTGACCACCTcagtctgaccattgctttgtggaTATGCTACTGAAGTGAAGGCCTGCGTTATGCCAAATCCTTTGCACCAGGCCTGGATTTtttgcccttgaaattgccttccattgtctAACACCAGTTtgtgaggaataccaaatctgcaaagaATGTTCCTCCATAGAAATTGGATGACGACATTTTCTGTGATCCTGGCCAGGTCCtctgcttctacccacttagagaaatagtctactgcCACCAATAAGAAACGTCTCTGACCTGgcgccattggaaatggtcctgcaatattcatgccccattgatcaaaaagACATGAGACTATAGACGTTCTTAGTAGAGCCGTAGGTCGATgagttaagttttgatgtttctggcaggaCAGGCAGGTATTTACCAATTTGTGAGCATCTCTTTGTAAGgtgggccagaaatacccggccaggagtACCTTGCGAGTCAATGTCCAACCTCCCACATGACTGCCACGGTatcccagatgtatttctcgcaaggcctggtcgGCCTCCTCCATACCCAAGCATTTGAGTAAGGGTCTAGAGAAGgacctcttgtagagctgatccccgatcatgacataagcatgAGCTTGCTTCCTTATCAGCCGTGATTCTTCGGGGTCTATCGGTAAGATATCTTGCCTGAGATAGTTGATCATGGGCGCCCAccaatcaatagttgcttctctattattttgcagatctatctgagctataaggaaagtTTGTGCCTTTGACCGATCCAACACCCAAGTGGTTAAGGAACTGGCCATCTTTGCTAGCTCATCTGTCTTCTCATTTTCCGACCTGGGGATCTTGGTTACTGTGACCTCTGCGAATtcctctttcatcttctcataagcttccCGGTACATTTGTAATTTATCgcaatttatcataaagttgtcAGTCACTTGCTGAGTTACCAGCTGGGAATCTGAATAAACGATTACCCGGGCTGCCCCTACGTGTCGGGCTGCTTGCAGTCCTGCCAACAAAGCCtcgtattctgcctcattgttggtggctcggaAATTCAATCGAACTGCCAATTGGAGTATATATCCTTGAGGAGATATTAATAAGATCCCGACCCCGCTTCCTTGGTGATTAGCCGATCCGTCCACATAGACCTTCCAGGTTTCTTCAGAATTAGTCTGATGaatttctgttaagaaatctgcTAAGGTCTGCGCCTTAATGGTTCTGCGCGGTTGATATTGTATATCGTATTTCCCCAACTCCgttgcccacttgataagccgacctgctaCTTCTACATTAGTTAGAGCTCTCCCAATAGTGCTGTTGGTCAAAACTGTGATAGGATGCGATAAGAAGTAAGGTCTTAACCGTCGAGCCATAaggaccaatccataaaccaactttTCGAGGTCCGTGTATCGAGCCTCGACTCctttcaatagatgactgaagaaatacgctggccgttgtacattgtcatgTTCCTTAACAAGCACAGCCCCTACGACCTCGGGGGTGGCAGATAAGTAAACCTATAAGGGTTCCCCAATAACTAGCTTAAATAAATATGGCAAAGCCTCCAAGTacttcttcagctcctcaaaagctcgggtacaatcttcatcccactggaatttggagGCCTTCCTGAGCACTTTAAAGAAAGGAGCAGTCCGGTCTGCAGACCTGGAAATAAATCTTGACAGGGATGTTattctgccgaccagcttctgatTTTCCTTCAAATTTTGAGGAGGCTGCATATCCAGTAATGCCTGAACTTTTTCGGGATTAGCTTCTATTCCCCACTCAGTCACCAAGTagcccaagaattttcctcctttagctCCAAACCGGCACTTCAAGGGGTTCAGCTTCAACCCATATTACCGAAGAGTCCTGCATGTCTCTTCTACATCCTTGATCAGGTTCACGGCTAACGAGGACTTGATGAGtatattgtaggaccgttgcggccggctagaaggggggttggatagcctgtaaaatcaaaaaacaaaacaacccttctcgaactcttaaactagcacttgcataaaattaacttaaacaagaaaaagcaagaaaaggaagaggcaccggatttgacttggttacaaccggggtggttgttaatccaagaaagatgatcgcactatcaatctccttcaggcggagaagcctcttacagtagtgaaagcacaaaagacagaagctaaactagaacagaagcgcacaagtgtttggaatgtaaatttctgagttgattgaaagcttctggaccaaggctatatttatagccttggtcggggcgcctggaagggttccgggcgccctaggggggataaattttatcccccaacgttcagatcgagtcaaagctcgatccggtcaaaaTTCAGGTTCTGGGCGCCgggaagggtttcaggcgccccgggctgctcagggcgccccggactgctccgggcgccctgggtgctgagtcaactctggttgactttcgtccgggtactctgctccggatccgcttgattgggtgatctctgtcatccgaaaaagagctcacccgaacccaacttccggttttctcgagcgggcttcgttccggcttctcgtccctcggaatcgccgtgtgttcccttctcgtccgccggcgtactcatccgcagacttcgtccctcggacgcaccgcgtgtcgtccttctcgctagctgcgtctcttgctccccgagcaatcttccgctccggctttcgtccctcggaaccaccgcacgcttccttctcgtccgccggtgtactcttccgcagcacctcgtccctcagactaccgtctttctcgctagctgcgtcttccgctcgactacctgtgctcctaagctcctgcacacttagatacaaggttagaaacacacaagacctaacttaacttgttgatcacaccaaaacaaccttggggttccaacaatcttcccctttttggtgtgatcaacccaagttaagctagggtaaaatagacattaaaaattaagtaaattaacttaatttgcaatttaagtgcaaaaataaaataagttaatattttggtctacctccccctagacttatactaatccttctccccttttgatcacaaaaaaatggggtttcaagaaaaaaaatctaagagttaaagacttagaaaattttgagatctttaaaaatttgtaataattttcacacAAAgagtttctgaaaaaaaaaaaagtaaaattttctaatggatattataaaaaaattctaacttaggcatttatgtaaaaaaaaattattttctaaaagacTTGAAGCAGAAATTTCAATTTCATTATAACCTTTAACTAAAGAAatcttctgagaatttttctaagtgttaaatagaatttttttaaaaaaaatcctaagtaaaaaaaattttgaaaaaatgtttgaaaaaactttgaaagcagtaattaattctaattttaatgctttgacataaagttaattaaacatttatttcaatattttggcttataggtcgtggcgaggcactaggccttcttggttatttgagcaacaaccacttccttaaacaaagcctcataaagaaattcattgtttaattttctcactgaaagcgctaacctctattaatatttagattaaacAAGATTTAGGAGCCCAATAAAGGTTCCATCCTACTaggttgattaaaaatttcttagggacatattttctagagatattcctaatttgtccctggtgatatctataataccaatttaaattattaaatcttctaacattggttttagatgaacatgcatagtctatccatggcttgtacgtcccgacttgCACGCTAGGTCTATATCCAGACCTGTTTACTAtttactgctatccatggcttgtacgtcccgacctgcacggtAGGTCtgttcccgacctgcttctgttcacCGCTATCCTTAGCTTATACGTCCCGACCTGTGCACTAGGTCtgttcccgacctgcttctgcctACCGTTATTCATGGCTTCTATGTCCCAACCTGTATGTCAGGTCTGCATCcagacctgcttctgtttactgttatccttAGCTTGTATGTCCCCACCTGTGTGCCAGGTCTGCGTCCAGACCTGCTTCTATTTActattatccttggcttgtatgtcccgacctgcacgccaggtctgcaACCAGACCTGCTTCTGTTCACTGTTATCCTtagcttgtatgtcccgacctgcacgttaggtctgtttcctgacctgcttttgtttactgttatccttgacttgtatgtcccgacctgcacgccaggtctgcaactagacctgcttctgtttactgttatccttggcttgtatgtcccaACCTGCACACCAGGTCTGCAACCAGACCTGCTTCTGTTCACCGTTATCCTTAgcttgtatgttccgacctgcacgttaggtctgtttcccgacctgtttCTGTTCACTGTTATCCTTGGCTtctatgtcccgacctgcacgtcagGTCTGCAACCAGACCTGCTTCTATTtactgttatccttggcttgtacgtcCTGACCTGTACGTTAGGTCTGTTTATTCTACGCCCAGGgccttctttcctttacctttacttGGCTTATGGGCTCAATCCTCAAATGTACCTGTCCCATGGGCCCTGTCTTTGACCGCTATCAAGGTTGACCCTTGTCCTATTTATACTCCTATCTCTTGACCGCCCCGTCAGCTAAGACTTTGACCCTGGCCACGTaatcttgacttctgaccagtcacggaggctagacttttgacctccacgttaaTTTGACTTCTGACTTCCACATAAGCTTggcttctgacctccacgtaaacttgacttctgacttccacataagcttgacttctgacctccacgtaaactTGACTTCTGATCCTCTCGTGGTCTCGACTTCTAACCACATCATCTTATTGACCCCACAAATATGCACCGTATCACACTCAAAGCTATAAATCTTTGAATTTCGATATAAATCATATTTGGAGGAATAATTTTTATCATCATCCCAGAGGTCCAATCTGTATGCTAACCATTTTTAAGATTTTCACTCAACTATCAACCATCCCGTGCTATGTGCAGCTTATAGTTTTAATTATGTGTAAGATATCAGAAGTgtatatttgatttaaatttacaCAATTTTGCGTACAGGATTAAGGtgtagaaagaaagggaaaaaaaccCTCATTAGtggattaaataataaaaaacttgGACCAAATTGTTGATTCGCCCGCGGAATATTGATTTGACTTAATGACTCCGTCTGCAGCCTTTCCTTCCACCTTCCTCTGCTTCGTAGCGAAGGCACCGACGCGTCGGACGCGTCGAGAACAGTTTAAAAATGCCTCACCGATcgggaaaaacaaaaaaaagttgAAACAGAGGAATAGAAATTTCACATCTCTCTGTCTCTCCGATGATGTCCTCCAACCCCGCCCCGCCTATCCTCCCCATCTCCCACCCGATCGCCGGTGACGCCGACGCTGCTCCGATCTCCAGCCCCTCTTTCAGCGTCTTCCTTTCCCACCTCTCCGACTCCCTCCGCCGCTCCCTCTCCGAGCTCCGCCCTTGGTCGGAACTCGCTGACCGCTCCGCCTTCTCCCGCCCCGTCTCCCTCGCCGACGCCTCCTCTCGTCTCCGCAAGAACCTCACCTATTTCCGCATCAACTACGCCGCTATTGTCGCTGCCGTCGTCGCCGTTTCCCTCGCCACCAGCCCCTTCTCCCTCATCGTCCTCCTCGCCCTCCTCACAGTCTGGTGCCTCCTCTATCTCTTCCGACCTTCCGATCCGCCCCTCGTCCTCTTCGGTCGGGCCATCTCCGACCGAGAGACCCTCGGCGGCCTCGCCATACTCTCCGTCCTCGTCGTCTTCCTCACCTCCGTTGGATCCATCGTCGTCTCCGCCATCATGGCAGGCGCCGCCCTCGTCGTCGCCCACGGGGCCTTCCGAATCGCGGAGGATTTGTTCCTAGATGAGAAGGAGCCCGACGGGTCCTCGGGATTCTCTTCCTTCCTTGGCGGGGCTAGACCGACCACGACCGCGACCACAGCCTCGTCCGACCCAGCCATCATCGCGGCCCGCGTTTGATGTAATTTGGTGATAGtttgttttaattatatttataaatggttatttttatttttttattttttatattctttCTACTGTGTTGGATTTACCTATACCATACGTTAACATTGCCGTTGAAtacatcatttaaaaaaattaattgaaacgtaaggtaattaaaataaaattttcataaataaTAGGCTGATTAATTTGGTATGCCCAAAATGGTAGTGAATTtcttttttatctttatttttttaaaatctaacaaTTACTGGAATGAAAAGCATTTGAATGTTTtagttaaaatttaaagtaattaAAATAGTTAGTGGAGATTTTAATAGAGGCGCCAATTGAAGTCCATAGCTATATATAAGACTCAGCCTAACAAGTCTGCTTAATTGTCATGTCAGGCCAAACGCAATACATAATTTCAAGATTGACAAGTGCAATATATAATTTCAAACTAACACATGATTTCATGGATATGACAAGACCTATGACATCATCAAAGGCTTCTAAAATGGGGTTTGGTTCGATTAGTTCAATCCTACAAGGCTAAAGCCCAGGCTTTACTcagtcaaaattattttttaaataaagagTCAACTCGGGGTATTTGGATTCACTTTTATTATAGTTAAAAGATTTGATCGGAGTCGGGTTTATAAgataatcttttattatttaaaaaaatatttaaaaaattaaaaattgaaattttacaaatgataaataaataacaattatctttaaaattcaaaaaaatgaCGAGGATGGAGAAATTCAAAAAAGATTGAAACTAACTATTAGTTTTTAAATAAACCAATTATTATATATACAATATGCATTACAATATATACCATGCTAGTAAAAAAGTGAAATTCATACGGTCGACTAGACCCGACCCCAGGTCGGGTTCGGGGCTCGTAATCAGGTTAACGGGTTgattgcccgttgacccggttcgctgACTAAaatcggaaccggcccggcaagttgccgggccggttccggttcattctCTGTAAAATCGACGAATTGCCGGTTAACCGGCAGGTTGAATCGGCGGTTTAGccgtaaatttttttttcttaaacggcttgaaccgccggttaatcggcggttcatagccgttggaaccgccggttaatcggtggttcgtagccgttgggagggtttttttgggtattttttttcaacggttaagaTCATTTgatcgttttttgatcaatggttatgatttagtgtccgttactatcaaaactctataaatagagaactcatttcatcatttttcacacacatcttctctactcttaatctcattttcgtattctctaatctctacacgctttcgtttccaattttcaattacaatggaaggaggtcgcggaggtgcatcatctcgggctcggaagggaaagcaaataatgaattcgtgggaggaggaccccaacattcaatccaccgatgatgagatcgagcatctttcgaatccgacacccgaaacacaaggaagtaccgatgcaattacttctaaggttcgggaatttcctcctctaaagtcttttattttcactaaacattttgagaaggtcactcttccgtcgcgagaaatgcgtgcaaaatgtaagcactgcaatgcttcatACAAATTcgaagccggcggcggctatgggtcgttgaaacgacatgtagaaacgaagcacccgacggaatatggactcgaccattctcaaacacaattatcaagattttcttcaactagcggtagtaccgattccgatttatttttatattcggataataaattaagagaatcattagctaaatttgtttccgtagaacatctttcttttagttttggatctaaatgcacatttgaagatttttataaagaatctcttaatccatgtgctaaacgtgttcctaggactatacttactcgtacaattaaaaaattagtaaaacaaggaaaaaaatttaattgatgaatttaataaattatataataaagtttctttatgttccgatatttggagtgatcattggcaaacacattcgtatatgggtgtgacttgccattggatcgataactcttggaacctccaaaaaaagattattagcttatagagtttttgattaaTCACATAAtactcataatatcgcacaattattatgtttaattttagaagaatatggtttaactcataaaacactttcaatatcattagataatgctagttccaataccgcttgtatatgatctaaaatttgtttgtcaaactattattggaggtttattttttcatattcgttgtgtatgtcatgttttaaatttatgtgttcaagatggtttaaaaattttagaaagttatattaaaccaattagaattgtaatttcttatttatggtctcatccatctataatgaaacaatggggtaggttttgtaaaattaatgaaatgagacctaaaaaatttccacgagatgtacctgttggaaccccaaggtgttttgatgtgatcaaacaagctaagttaggtcctgcgtttgtttaacccttgtgtctaagtgtgcaggagcttaggaacacaggaagtcgagcggaagacgcggctagcgagaaggactgcacgggagagagccgacaggctcgtgCGTCCGAGGGGCGAGGTGGCCATGGAAAAGTACACCGTGGGCGAGAAGAAGCGTCGCGGTGTTGAGGGCGGGAACGAAgggtctgctcgaggagaaggccggaacatgggttcgggtgagccctattcggaaggccgagatcactcaagcaaacggagccggaggcGAGCAGActcggaccgagatgagctgaaccgACCGGGTCaactggaacccttccgggcgcccggaatcgacttttcaataggatcgagttttgactcgatccgaccgttgggggataaaatttatcccccccagggcgcccggaacccttccaggtgcccggaccaagactataaatatagccttggtccagaagcttaaaggtaactacttgtaatccagtgctttcatttgtgttatttctttatgtgctttcaacgctgtaagaggctactccgcccagagaagaatcaattagtgcgccttctttgccttggattaacaatcctctgattgcaaatcaagtaattcctctgtgtctactttctgtcttaattagtctctgccgttttaattacaagttcttttaagttagttgaatatccgagaagggtttttggttttattttgtagggcaattcacccctcccctcttgccggccttcaaagggacctacaagtggtatcagagtcaggcgcttcaggaggactaactgccgatcgaagcaacaagatggccggaccaagcatcgtcccaccaaaattcgaggggaacttcgcagactagaagcgtcgtatggaggtattcctaaaaacagattttgaaattcagtttattatgaaatatggttttgtagctccaataaataaagatggaaaagaaaaagaagagagcgattggacaaagaaagaacagaatgagtcggtagcaaacagccgtgcggaacatcacctgctgagcgtgttaccgcctcaagaggtcaaccgcatcggaaactatgtatctgctaaagaactttgggagaagttcttggaactccacgaaggaacgtctgaagcaaagctcgctagaagggacatcctccgcaacaaactgatgaacatccgtctggagaaaggtgagaaagtagccggtctacatgcaaaggtaaaagaactagttactggtctcgaaaaccttggtgaaacggtaacaaaccgggacactatacgctacgcgtttccaagaactccggagtgaatatcaatcgtcgatgcttactacatctcaaaagacctggaggtaagtactttagaagagttgttttctacccttgaattacacgaagctagatgtgcagagatatcaaaggacacaacccagactatggcgctgaacgcaaccaataaggatgaacccgagtcagactccaaagacgatcaagaagcgtacatggtaagaaactttaaaaagttttttagatctaataaatttaaaatgcagaataaaaagaatcaaggtagaagaaaggtacggtgctaccagtgtcagaaggagggacacctaagggaagattgcccagaactcaagaaggtcaaaatgaagacacccaagaaacacaacctaaaagcaacttgggatgacacttcttcatctgaatcagaagctcaagaatatgcagggattgcactgatggcaagccacgaaggacaaagtacatcagaacccaacatcgatgaagggggagcgacctcagatggaagtagcaaagcagggggagattcaggcttcaagtctgatatggtaagtgaggtatgcctcttaccccctgatgaactttattttggtatcaaagctatgactaaatccatgtataaattagaaaataaaaatgccaaattagaaaatgaaattttagaaacaaagagaattttggcaaaatcatgtcttatagaggattttgaaaaattgaaaattgaaaatgaaaaactaaaagaagaaatagaaagattgaaaaaatctaatggttcaaatatttctacttttagaaattatagaggtttaaattggtattatagatttcatcaaagtcaaattagaaatatatcaaaaatctatatacctaggaaatacttggttaatcctgtaggtagaaaCCTCTATCgggttccaaaaacttatttaatttaaaattaaaatcagacttagcattttcagcaaggaaattagacaactaatttctttatgaggctttgtctaaggaagtggttgttgctccaataaccaagaagacctagtgcctcgccacgacctgggagccaagtatcgaaatgaagagtttaattgactaactgaaaaggcattaatttaaattacttaatgctttaaaagagttattcaatttgtgttagaaaatattttattttcttaaattttttatatcttagaaatttttatgaaaattgacttgaaattttttttaagttatcttagaattttttatgataatattgccttata
Proteins encoded in this region:
- the LOC122037750 gene encoding PRA1 family protein B2-like, translating into MMSSNPAPPILPISHPIAGDADAAPISSPSFSVFLSHLSDSLRRSLSELRPWSELADRSAFSRPVSLADASSRLRKNLTYFRINYAAIVAAVVAVSLATSPFSLIVLLALLTVWCLLYLFRPSDPPLVLFGRAISDRETLGGLAILSVLVVFLTSVGSIVVSAIMAGAALVVAHGAFRIAEDLFLDEKEPDGSSGFSSFLGGARPTTTATTASSDPAIIAARV